In uncultured Bacteroides sp., one genomic interval encodes:
- the mazG gene encoding nucleoside triphosphate pyrophosphohydrolase codes for MHTRKEQMEAFGRFLDILDELRVKCPWDRKQTNESLRANTIEEVYELSDALMKGDKKDTCKELGDVLLHVAFYSKIASETDDFDIKDVCDHLCEKLIFRHPHVFGDAVAETAGQVSQNWEQLKLKEKGGNKSVLSGVPASLPSLIKAYRIQDKARNVGFDWEKKEQVWDKVKEEFNELQIEISSMDKDKMEAELGDLLFSIINAARLYGINPDNALERTNHKFIRRFSYLEENTIKQGQNLKDMSLEEMDKYWNEAKKKGL; via the coding sequence ATGCATACTAGAAAAGAACAAATGGAAGCCTTTGGCCGCTTTCTGGATATCCTTGATGAACTTCGTGTAAAATGCCCCTGGGACAGGAAGCAAACAAACGAAAGCTTAAGGGCAAACACCATTGAAGAGGTTTACGAATTAAGTGATGCTTTGATGAAAGGAGATAAAAAAGACACCTGCAAAGAGCTGGGAGATGTATTACTTCATGTTGCTTTTTATTCAAAAATAGCTTCCGAAACAGATGATTTTGATATTAAAGACGTTTGCGATCATTTGTGTGAAAAACTTATTTTCCGTCATCCTCATGTATTTGGTGATGCAGTTGCTGAAACAGCCGGACAAGTTTCTCAAAACTGGGAACAGCTAAAATTAAAGGAAAAAGGTGGTAATAAATCAGTTCTAAGTGGGGTACCAGCCTCACTCCCATCACTAATCAAAGCATATAGAATACAAGATAAAGCACGAAATGTAGGATTCGATTGGGAAAAGAAAGAGCAGGTATGGGATAAGGTAAAAGAAGAATTTAACGAACTGCAAATCGAAATTTCATCCATGGATAAAGATAAAATGGAAGCAGAATTGGGTGATTTACTCTTTAGCATAATCAACGCAGCCCGCCTTTACGGAATAAATCCAGATAATGCACTTGAGCGTACTAACCATAAATTTATCCGTCGATTTAGTTATCTGGAAGAAAACACCATAAAACAAGGTCAAAACCTGAAAGATATGTCTCTTGAAGAGATGGATAAATACTGGAACGAGGCAAAGAAAAAAGGATTATAA
- a CDS encoding RNA polymerase sigma factor, producing MDCISVDTEVSQLLSLLVSGDVKAFSRLYDLHVNMLFNYGCRLTTDKELLKDCIHDVFIKIFSKREDLSEIANLKSYLFISLKNKLCDESRKRINYSDQAVEELNPVASENVEDDYINFEMDCVSNEKVKYLLNQLPPRQKEALTLYYIEEKKYEDICVLMDMNYQSVRNLIHRGILKLRSIAV from the coding sequence ATGGATTGTATAAGTGTCGATACTGAAGTGTCGCAGTTACTTTCCCTTTTAGTATCAGGAGATGTTAAAGCATTCTCCAGATTATACGATTTGCACGTGAATATGCTTTTTAATTATGGTTGTCGCCTAACCACAGATAAAGAGCTTTTAAAAGACTGCATTCACGATGTCTTTATTAAGATCTTTAGTAAACGCGAAGATCTTAGTGAAATAGCAAATTTAAAATCATATCTATTCATTTCATTGAAAAATAAATTGTGCGATGAAAGCCGCAAAAGAATTAATTACTCAGATCAGGCTGTTGAGGAATTAAATCCTGTGGCTTCAGAAAATGTGGAAGACGACTATATTAACTTTGAGATGGATTGTGTCTCAAATGAAAAGGTGAAATACCTTTTAAATCAGCTTCCGCCAAGACAAAAAGAGGCTCTGACACTGTATTATATCGAAGAAAAAAAGTATGAGGATATTTGTGTGTTGATGGATATGAATTATCAGTCAGTGCGAAATTTAATTCATCGTGGAATATTAAAACTCAGAAGTATTGCTGTTTAA